Genomic window (Pseudomonas sp. L5B5):
CTGGTGAATTTCTTCAGCTTCTTCACCGTGCTGAGCAACACCCTGGTGGCCAGCGTGCTGACCTGCGCCCTGAACCTCAGGGCCTCCCGGGGGCAAGCCTTCATGCTCCAGCCCTGGGTCAGTGGCGCCGTGGCGGCCAGCATCGTGCTGGTGGGGCTGGCCTACAACCTGTTGCTGCGTCACCTGTGGCATCCCCAGGGCTGGCAATGGCTGGCGGACGAGCTGCTGCACGATGTCATGCCGCTGCTGTTCCTGGTCTATTGGTGGTGCTGCGTCCCCAAGGGGCAATTGCGCCTGCGCCATGTCCTCTGGTGGACCCTCTATCCGATCCTGTACTTCGCCTACCTGTTGTTGCGCGGGCACCTGCTCGGGTTGTACCCCTATCCCTTCATTGCCGTGGACCGGCTGGGTTATCCCGGGGCCTTGCTCAATGCCCTGGGGCTGCTGGCGGGGTTTGTCCTG
Coding sequences:
- a CDS encoding Pr6Pr family membrane protein, with amino-acid sequence MRQGRRRSLIALAAFLGWFGLAVQLYLILFLRWEAGASLLGGLVNFFSFFTVLSNTLVASVLTCALNLRASRGQAFMLQPWVSGAVAASIVLVGLAYNLLLRHLWHPQGWQWLADELLHDVMPLLFLVYWWCCVPKGQLRLRHVLWWTLYPILYFAYLLLRGHLLGLYPYPFIAVDRLGYPGALLNALGLLAGFVLVSLVLLGLDSWLGHRFSGRRK